A stretch of the Candidatus Omnitrophota bacterium genome encodes the following:
- a CDS encoding cob(I)yrinic acid a,c-diamide adenosyltransferase, translating to MTKIYTKTGDDGYTSLLGGKRIAKDSLRIEAYGTIDELNAFIGFAISQDASKDIQPLLEAIQRHLFRIGAILASDNELEKEKRGLLFPLDHSEYLEQQIDFLSESLPPLRHFILPGGSPAACALHAARTVCRRAERRAFALHQSEPMDKAVLIYLNRLSDLLFVMARYQNAKDGVEEIIWNDE from the coding sequence ATGACGAAAATCTATACAAAAACCGGCGACGATGGATATACGTCTCTTCTTGGCGGGAAGCGAATCGCCAAGGATTCGCTGCGAATCGAAGCCTACGGAACGATAGACGAATTGAACGCCTTCATTGGTTTCGCTATTTCCCAGGATGCGTCCAAAGATATCCAGCCTCTTCTAGAAGCCATCCAACGCCATCTATTTCGGATTGGCGCTATTCTCGCTTCGGACAATGAGCTGGAAAAAGAAAAAAGAGGATTGTTGTTTCCCCTCGATCATTCCGAGTATCTCGAACAACAAATCGACTTCTTATCCGAATCTCTGCCCCCTTTACGGCATTTCATTCTGCCCGGCGGTTCTCCCGCAGCGTGCGCCTTGCATGCCGCCCGCACCGTCTGCCGCCGGGCGGAACGGCGGGCGTTTGCGTTACATCAATCGGAACCTATGGATAAAGCCGTTTTGATTTACCTCAACCGTTTGTCGGATTTGCTTTTCGTCATGGCTCGATATCAAAATGCAAAAGACGGCGTGGAAGAGATAATTTGGAATGATGAATGA